In a single window of the bacterium genome:
- a CDS encoding response regulator, whose translation MEEKKHKILIVDDEELNVRFLSTFLQRKGYEIDVASTGVEALEHIERGKPDVVLLDAMMPEMDGFEVCRQLRKNPETHLLPVIMVTALHSIEDEVRALEAGSDDFLPKPINNLELMARLRSLLRIKTLHDQLRESKKELEEKNQKLIELQGLRDSLTQMIVHDLKNPLTGIMGCSELLQMMPENLSERQLSIIKKMDESSSVIQNMITDILDISRMEENKVKLRKEPFHILEILDANLNEMAYTMQKNGISGQLDVDNDVPMISADKDMIHRVVANLLHNAVKHSVKGGKINLIAKYEPEVTRLHVTVKDNGEGIAPQYTEKIFEKFAQADLKKLGLKTDRGLGLTFCKLAVEAHGGKIWVESKVGEGSEFKFFLPGASGV comes from the coding sequence ATGGAAGAAAAAAAGCACAAAATCCTTATCGTTGACGATGAAGAGTTAAACGTTCGATTTCTGTCCACTTTCCTGCAGCGTAAGGGATATGAAATCGATGTTGCCTCAACCGGCGTCGAGGCCCTGGAGCATATTGAAAGAGGGAAACCGGATGTAGTGCTGTTAGACGCTATGATGCCGGAAATGGATGGATTCGAAGTCTGCCGTCAATTGAGAAAAAATCCTGAAACGCATCTTTTGCCGGTGATCATGGTTACAGCGCTTCACAGTATCGAGGATGAAGTACGCGCCCTCGAAGCGGGTTCGGATGATTTTTTACCGAAGCCGATCAATAACCTTGAACTCATGGCCCGATTACGTTCTCTTTTGCGAATCAAAACACTGCACGACCAATTGCGCGAAAGTAAAAAAGAATTGGAAGAAAAAAACCAAAAACTGATCGAGCTGCAGGGGCTTCGCGATTCATTGACCCAAATGATCGTCCATGATCTGAAAAACCCCCTTACCGGGATTATGGGCTGCAGCGAGCTTCTGCAAATGATGCCGGAGAATCTTTCTGAAAGACAGCTTTCTATCATCAAAAAAATGGATGAAAGTTCATCGGTCATTCAAAATATGATTACGGATATTTTGGACATAAGCCGTATGGAAGAAAATAAAGTCAAGCTTCGAAAAGAGCCTTTTCATATTTTGGAAATTCTTGACGCCAATCTGAATGAAATGGCCTATACCATGCAAAAAAACGGCATAAGCGGCCAACTCGATGTTGATAACGACGTACCGATGATCAGCGCCGATAAAGATATGATCCATCGCGTAGTGGCTAATTTACTGCACAACGCGGTCAAACATTCCGTGAAAGGCGGCAAAATCAATTTGATTGCTAAATATGAACCTGAAGTAACGCGCCTCCATGTGACAGTGAAAGACAATGGTGAAGGTATTGCCCCTCAATATACGGAAAAGATATTTGAAAAATTTGCTCAGGCCGATCTTAAAAAACTGGGACTTAAAACGGATAGGGGATTAGGATTAACTTTTTGCAAGTTGGCCGTGGAGGCTCACGGCGGAAAAATATGGGTTGAAAGTAAAGTCGGGGAAGGGAGCGAATTCAAGTTTTTCCTTCCCGGAGCGTCCGGAGTGTAA
- a CDS encoding response regulator: MSKSIALCVDDILFTSKIAVTAKALQIETNSISGKPETIVEQIRSLKPSAILMDLNSNKMNPIVLIHSLKNDPVTVSIPIIGFLSHVDTDTRNAAVSAGCDQIITRSTFVQKLPGILSAI; the protein is encoded by the coding sequence ATGTCTAAGAGCATCGCGCTTTGTGTTGACGACATTTTATTTACCTCAAAAATTGCTGTAACGGCCAAAGCGCTTCAGATTGAGACTAACTCCATAAGCGGTAAACCTGAAACAATAGTCGAACAAATTCGCTCATTGAAACCATCGGCTATTTTAATGGACTTAAATTCCAATAAAATGAATCCTATTGTGCTGATTCATTCATTAAAAAACGATCCGGTCACCGTATCGATCCCTATTATTGGCTTTTTATCGCACGTCGACACCGATACGCGCAATGCTGCAGTTTCCGCCGGATGCGATCAGATTATAACCCGCTCAACTTTTGTTCAAAAATTACCCGGCATTCTATCTGCCATTTAA
- a CDS encoding ComF family protein, giving the protein MIFLSRFFKYVIEFIFPPFCILCDGQLSLNDKLVCRSCLIDLKKVEGIVREGVIDFDCIDEIRAGVYYDTKLQTLIHHFKYQRALGLADAFADMLAPIILENAPWRASDLLIPVPLHKVKFRERSFNQSEEIAKALSDKVDIPCSADVLLRRANTESQTQMADAQERVKNMANVFVVKNTHAVSGKTIILIDDLITTGSTANACARVLKQHGAQKVYVLTVGRPYF; this is encoded by the coding sequence ATGATCTTCTTATCCCGGTTTTTTAAATATGTAATCGAATTCATATTTCCTCCGTTCTGCATTCTATGCGACGGGCAACTGAGTTTAAATGATAAACTGGTATGCCGATCGTGTCTGATCGATCTGAAAAAGGTAGAAGGGATTGTTCGGGAAGGAGTCATTGATTTTGACTGTATAGATGAAATCCGGGCTGGCGTATATTACGATACAAAACTACAGACGCTGATTCATCATTTTAAATATCAGCGCGCACTTGGTTTAGCGGATGCGTTCGCCGATATGCTGGCGCCGATCATTCTTGAAAACGCGCCATGGCGTGCGTCCGATTTATTAATTCCGGTTCCGCTGCACAAGGTCAAATTCAGGGAACGTTCATTCAATCAATCGGAAGAAATTGCAAAAGCGCTGTCCGACAAAGTGGATATTCCATGCAGCGCTGACGTTTTGTTACGGAGGGCCAATACCGAATCCCAGACGCAAATGGCCGATGCGCAGGAGCGGGTAAAAAATATGGCGAACGTTTTTGTGGTCAAAAACACCCATGCTGTGAGCGGCAAAACAATCATATTGATCGATGATCTTATTACGACAGGTTCAACTGCCAATGCCTGTGCGCGGGTGTTAAAACAACATGGCGCTCAAAAAGTGTACGTCCTAACGGTTGGGAGGCCGTATTTCTAA
- a CDS encoding diacylglycerol kinase family lipid kinase — MYLIPIFEPFLLFRSDIIDNKSKRKVGFVVNPKAGINKSAYDEIKSLCKKIFDDSYQIEIHLTRGPGDATAISQHYAQDNFDVVASAGGDGTANETAQGLLGSETAMTIIPYGSGNGLARGLRIPMNKEKALRTILTGSPRLIDVGEIIDGDKRKLFFGFAGIGYDAFIGKLFNDRTGRRGLFSYIYLSIVSYSEFKPVSMKIKVNDKEIFTNPFVLAVANTNEYGNGAKIAPHAIPDDGFFELCILQDMTMFKGLLQGWRLFDGSIDKIAEMTMLRTTKVEVFPESSVYYHADGETQQTSNPLIFSILPRHLKMIAPQ, encoded by the coding sequence ATATATTTAATACCGATATTCGAGCCCTTTTTACTATTCAGGAGTGATATTATCGATAACAAATCAAAACGTAAGGTCGGGTTTGTCGTTAATCCCAAAGCGGGGATTAACAAAAGCGCTTACGACGAGATAAAGTCCCTTTGCAAAAAAATATTTGATGACAGCTATCAAATAGAGATTCATCTCACCCGCGGTCCCGGTGACGCAACGGCAATCTCTCAACATTATGCACAGGATAACTTTGATGTGGTTGCATCGGCAGGGGGGGATGGAACGGCTAATGAAACGGCGCAGGGATTGCTCGGGTCTGAAACCGCAATGACCATTATTCCTTATGGGTCGGGCAACGGCCTTGCCCGCGGACTCCGCATTCCTATGAATAAAGAAAAAGCGCTGCGAACGATCCTTACCGGCAGCCCGCGCCTTATTGATGTTGGAGAAATTATAGACGGGGATAAGCGTAAACTCTTCTTCGGCTTTGCCGGTATCGGATATGACGCATTTATCGGTAAGTTGTTTAATGATCGAACAGGGCGACGAGGATTGTTTTCTTATATTTATCTTTCAATCGTGTCGTATTCCGAATTCAAACCGGTGTCGATGAAGATCAAGGTTAACGACAAAGAAATATTTACCAATCCGTTTGTTCTGGCCGTTGCGAATACGAACGAATACGGCAATGGCGCCAAAATCGCTCCTCACGCAATTCCGGATGACGGTTTTTTTGAATTGTGTATACTGCAGGATATGACGATGTTCAAAGGGCTTCTCCAAGGCTGGCGTTTATTTGACGGCTCGATAGATAAGATCGCTGAAATGACCATGCTGCGCACAACAAAAGTTGAAGTGTTTCCGGAATCGTCAGTTTATTATCATGCAGATGGAGAAACACAGCAAACATCCAACCCTTTGATTTTTAGCATTCTGCCAAGACATCTTAAAATGATCGCTCCACAATGA
- a CDS encoding Crp/Fnr family transcriptional regulator has translation MDILKKVPIFSEISSKDLEKIVAVTHHRKYRKDNMILIEEEAGQTMFILMSGQVKISRISEDGREVILAVMGAGEFFGELSLLDGQSRSANVTVIKDAEMLLINRDDFLNLLNEFPRIAIQLLRELASRMRKSDSQIKSLSLKNATGKVTGTIHRLAEDIGIRTGNHVHIENLPTQQDLANMAGTSRETISRVLQKLANEKYITRDGSKLIITDYERFKKDFI, from the coding sequence ATTGACATTCTGAAAAAGGTTCCCATTTTCAGTGAAATCAGTTCCAAAGATCTTGAAAAGATTGTTGCGGTAACCCATCATAGGAAATACCGCAAAGATAATATGATCCTGATCGAGGAGGAAGCCGGCCAAACCATGTTCATATTGATGAGCGGGCAGGTTAAAATTTCCAGAATCAGCGAAGACGGGAGAGAAGTGATTCTTGCCGTGATGGGCGCGGGAGAATTTTTCGGCGAACTTTCCCTGTTGGACGGTCAATCACGTTCTGCGAATGTGACCGTTATTAAAGACGCCGAAATGCTTTTAATCAATCGCGACGATTTTCTGAACCTGCTCAATGAGTTTCCGAGAATTGCTATTCAATTACTCAGAGAATTAGCAAGCCGTATGCGTAAATCCGATTCACAGATCAAAAGCCTTTCACTTAAGAATGCAACCGGAAAGGTTACCGGCACCATTCACCGGCTGGCGGAGGATATCGGGATTCGAACCGGTAATCATGTCCACATTGAAAATCTGCCCACACAGCAGGATTTGGCAAATATGGCGGGCACATCCCGTGAAACTATCTCACGCGTACTGCAAAAATTGGCCAATGAAAAATACATCACGAGAGACGGGAGTAAATTGATTATTACGGACTATGAACGATTCAAAAAGGACTTTATCTAA
- a CDS encoding response regulator gives MNTRSKILICDPSPKSEMMLLTILESNDYEVEKAMDGHEVLDKAKSLNYDLVLVASDMSGIDGFQVCRLLKESEKTRHIPAMLLSELPDQAARINAIEAGADEYIPKPFNRVELLTRVVTLLRIKHLHDRLERLIEEKEAEKKKLAEKNHELKILSEIARIVISIKDQRKVLTEILNNIRDAFKVYGCCLVIHKDGEWILDTCSSNMNQEQFIQTILPARPVYDFVSHSEKSIIINSTKEDDRFPDACSVLNQMNVFTMLCSPVFIRGRLIGVLQVYNKTDKSEFTSNDLAVLMTLCGQVALAIENLQLFNKLSDFNKNLQEQIAAATHALVDLKNFNESILQNISSGLITTDISGKILFANHACTTILEYSESDLLDRHMNDIFGNESAAAMMKPVIDQDNMPVSAESRVMTKNKRDIYLGFTTTVRYDADHRMLGYIVSLRDITQIREMRQTIMRMDRLASSGVLTSAIAHEIRNPLAGIKTMAQALEKEMKADDHRMEYVQRIIKQINRLNELLKAFFTYARPVRPEKKQCDFRLIVKEIKELIKGRCETEKISIVELYDPFLPNVFIDENQIQQVMINLMVNALDAMGKGGKLTIEALLTRRSLPPKFHDERDVIEIRVSDTGKGVPREQLKSIFDAFYTTKPNGIGLGLSIVYRIVEEHGGEILVESVEKKGTTFTVLLPLHETVESVSVVDSVM, from the coding sequence ATGAATACACGGTCTAAAATTTTAATCTGTGACCCGTCTCCAAAATCTGAGATGATGCTTTTGACGATCCTGGAATCTAACGATTACGAAGTAGAAAAAGCAATGGATGGGCACGAGGTATTGGATAAGGCCAAATCGCTGAATTACGATCTGGTGCTGGTGGCCTCCGATATGTCGGGCATAGATGGTTTTCAGGTCTGCCGATTGCTCAAGGAAAGCGAAAAGACACGGCATATTCCCGCCATGTTGTTGTCGGAACTGCCCGACCAGGCTGCGCGTATTAACGCGATCGAAGCGGGTGCGGATGAGTATATCCCAAAACCGTTTAACAGAGTTGAACTACTCACGCGTGTCGTGACCTTATTAAGGATCAAACACCTCCATGACCGTCTGGAAAGATTGATCGAAGAAAAAGAAGCCGAAAAGAAGAAACTTGCTGAGAAAAACCATGAATTAAAGATTTTGTCCGAGATTGCCCGCATCGTCATTTCAATAAAAGACCAACGCAAGGTTTTGACGGAAATCTTGAATAATATTCGCGATGCGTTTAAAGTTTACGGTTGTTGTCTCGTGATTCATAAAGACGGGGAATGGATATTGGACACGTGTTCAAGTAATATGAATCAGGAACAGTTTATCCAGACGATTTTACCCGCAAGGCCGGTTTACGACTTTGTATCGCACAGTGAAAAATCAATTATTATCAACAGCACCAAAGAAGATGATCGTTTTCCGGATGCATGTTCCGTGTTGAATCAGATGAACGTTTTCACCATGCTTTGTTCGCCCGTCTTCATCCGCGGCCGTCTGATCGGCGTTCTGCAGGTATACAACAAAACAGATAAGTCCGAATTTACGTCCAACGATCTGGCGGTTCTAATGACTTTGTGCGGACAGGTAGCCCTTGCGATTGAAAATTTACAGCTTTTTAACAAACTTTCGGACTTTAACAAAAATTTACAGGAACAGATAGCGGCGGCTACGCATGCATTGGTTGATCTCAAGAATTTTAACGAAAGCATACTTCAGAATATTAGTTCCGGTCTTATTACCACCGACATTTCAGGTAAGATTCTATTTGCAAATCACGCCTGTACAACTATACTTGAATATTCCGAATCCGATCTGCTGGATCGCCACATGAATGATATTTTTGGCAATGAATCCGCCGCTGCCATGATGAAGCCCGTTATCGATCAGGATAATATGCCGGTGAGCGCAGAGTCGCGCGTTATGACAAAGAATAAACGCGATATCTATTTAGGATTTACTACCACAGTCCGGTATGACGCCGATCACCGCATGCTGGGTTATATCGTCAGTCTTCGGGATATTACTCAGATCCGGGAGATGCGTCAGACGATCATGCGGATGGACCGCCTGGCGTCGTCTGGAGTTTTGACGAGCGCGATTGCGCATGAGATCAGGAATCCGCTTGCAGGAATTAAGACCATGGCGCAAGCTCTAGAAAAAGAAATGAAAGCGGATGATCATCGTATGGAGTACGTCCAGCGCATCATAAAGCAAATTAACCGGCTTAATGAACTTTTGAAGGCTTTCTTTACTTATGCGCGCCCCGTTCGTCCTGAGAAAAAACAATGCGATTTTAGATTGATCGTCAAGGAAATTAAAGAATTAATAAAGGGCCGGTGTGAAACCGAAAAGATCAGTATCGTGGAACTGTACGATCCGTTTCTTCCAAACGTATTTATAGATGAAAATCAAATACAGCAGGTTATGATCAATTTGATGGTCAATGCCTTGGATGCTATGGGGAAAGGCGGTAAACTTACCATAGAAGCATTACTGACGCGGCGCAGTTTACCTCCGAAATTTCATGACGAGCGAGACGTGATCGAAATTCGCGTATCCGATACCGGAAAAGGCGTTCCGCGCGAACAATTAAAATCGATATTTGACGCTTTTTATACGACCAAACCCAACGGGATTGGCTTAGGCTTGTCCATCGTCTACCGGATTGTGGAAGAGCACGGTGGCGAGATTCTGGTTGAAAGCGTTGAAAAAAAGGGAACGACTTTCACGGTACTACTGCCGTTGCATGAAACGGTGGAATCCGTATCCGTAGTCGATTCAGTCATGTAA
- a CDS encoding response regulator: MYMRKKVLVVDDEEDLTWSISKHLIKDKDVYEVICVNNGQEALNLLSQVPVDLVVSDIKMPGISGLDLLVKIKETYQSTKVIIMTAFGSADVQKEATSRGSLYYIEKPFEIEDLRSLIHSALIEKKGFDGKVTDFQLSDLIQMNVLGRMVMALVVTKDDEKGLIYFNEGNVVHAECGNILGDDAFHKIVSWETGKFEFRKDERPEKETITQGWQSLLLEAMRRKDEVTPETKSKIKEITRQEQLDKIKASLNDFIKVKGVDLVAIVDNAGFARASFFNEKKEPVLDITTLVNFIPAGVEYIQKVNNEIKGDGLKLFTFEFNERTLVLAQIPNRLEWLLMVCENEVNLGGLRFAIKKQIPTLSEVL; this comes from the coding sequence ATGTATATGCGGAAAAAAGTTTTAGTAGTTGATGACGAAGAAGATCTCACATGGAGCATCTCAAAACACCTTATCAAAGATAAAGATGTGTATGAAGTTATTTGTGTGAATAACGGGCAGGAAGCATTAAATCTTCTTTCTCAGGTACCGGTGGATCTTGTTGTTAGCGATATTAAAATGCCGGGCATTTCCGGATTGGATCTGCTGGTCAAGATCAAGGAGACGTATCAATCGACCAAAGTTATTATCATGACGGCTTTCGGTTCTGCGGATGTTCAAAAGGAAGCAACCTCAAGAGGCTCGCTGTATTACATAGAAAAGCCGTTTGAGATTGAGGATCTTCGGAGTTTAATTCACAGCGCCCTGATCGAGAAAAAAGGATTCGATGGAAAGGTCACTGATTTTCAACTTTCGGACCTTATACAAATGAATGTATTGGGCCGCATGGTTATGGCTTTAGTTGTAACTAAAGACGATGAAAAGGGATTGATCTATTTTAATGAAGGTAATGTGGTTCATGCCGAGTGCGGCAATATACTGGGTGACGATGCATTTCATAAAATCGTTTCATGGGAAACCGGTAAATTTGAATTTCGAAAGGACGAACGGCCTGAAAAAGAAACGATAACGCAAGGCTGGCAGAGCCTGCTCCTCGAGGCCATGCGCCGTAAAGATGAAGTGACACCGGAAACGAAATCAAAAATAAAAGAAATCACTCGTCAGGAACAGTTAGATAAGATCAAGGCATCGTTGAACGATTTTATTAAAGTCAAAGGAGTAGACCTGGTTGCGATAGTGGATAACGCCGGATTTGCGCGCGCTTCATTTTTTAACGAAAAAAAAGAACCGGTACTTGATATTACGACGTTGGTCAATTTTATACCTGCCGGAGTCGAATATATTCAGAAAGTGAATAATGAGATTAAAGGAGATGGACTGAAATTATTTACATTTGAATTTAACGAGCGAACCTTAGTCTTGGCGCAAATTCCGAATCGCCTGGAATGGCTCTTGATGGTGTGTGAAAACGAGGTGAATTTAGGCGGATTGCGTTTTGCGATAAAAAAGCAGATCCCGACGCTCAGTGAGGTACTATAA
- a CDS encoding PHP domain-containing protein encodes MTVNHNSDPTISYADLHIHSYFSDGFLSPTQVVEYASKSGLRAISLTDHDTVEGLDEAIAAGAVFNVEVITGIELSATIDDRDIHILGYLFDHHDENFRKQVDLYRRERVNRAEKIVRKLNKFGVHVDMDQVMARAGKGAVGRPHIADAVVLAGFAKDTHSVFRDFLGYGGSAYEDKYKISPEVAIRLIREAGGVSFLAHPSFGMKQKYLQQLISSGVSGIECTHPKHTPEASLYFQNIVQRHHLLQSGGSDCHARDGNIFIGKFPVHYSMIEKMKLQAAYNSNTSSAT; translated from the coding sequence ATGACAGTGAATCATAATTCTGATCCTACAATTTCGTATGCGGATCTTCACATACATTCTTATTTCTCCGACGGGTTCTTGAGCCCCACACAAGTTGTGGAATATGCGTCAAAATCGGGATTGCGGGCGATATCGCTCACAGATCACGATACGGTGGAAGGGCTGGATGAAGCAATTGCCGCCGGCGCGGTGTTCAACGTCGAAGTCATTACCGGCATTGAATTAAGCGCAACAATTGACGATAGAGATATTCATATTCTGGGGTACTTATTCGACCACCATGACGAAAATTTCAGAAAACAAGTCGATCTGTATAGGAGGGAACGTGTGAATCGGGCTGAAAAGATTGTTCGGAAACTTAACAAATTCGGCGTTCATGTTGATATGGACCAGGTCATGGCGCGTGCGGGTAAAGGAGCTGTTGGCCGCCCCCATATTGCTGATGCGGTTGTTCTGGCCGGCTTTGCAAAAGATACCCATTCCGTTTTTCGGGATTTTCTGGGATACGGCGGTTCGGCTTATGAAGATAAATATAAAATCAGTCCCGAAGTTGCGATTCGTCTTATCCGCGAAGCGGGGGGTGTGTCTTTTCTTGCGCATCCTTCTTTTGGAATGAAACAGAAATACTTGCAACAGTTGATCAGCTCAGGCGTCAGCGGGATCGAGTGTACTCATCCCAAACACACCCCGGAAGCGTCGCTTTATTTTCAGAATATAGTTCAACGGCATCACTTGCTGCAATCCGGCGGATCGGACTGCCACGCTCGCGACGGAAATATTTTTATCGGAAAATTTCCAGTTCATTACAGCATGATCGAAAAAATGAAATTACAAGCGGCATACAACTCAAATACCTCATCCGCAACGTAA
- a CDS encoding TIGR04552 family protein has translation MINSTSTVIPKRAPLNDLSPEEALYISKMSISDLEAIRLVLQGNSVIDWFRLDFKTDDEIELFLKVNGYDIHNIQDQKRLDKIRLESLAYLEDRYPHRIPPELKDPGMTIQRLLYLASRSFKRSTLQMYACMLLKIMHTVNHIDGRELLHRCELRGTDIFTAVERKVENAVRTMQDEGFHIVDFYGSHKDKFSMISKLLAKKENHAAAIYDKIRFRIITSTVADILPMLYFLGRTICPFNYIIPGGSHNNLVSFADLLEHFPSFRHYAAYMKRKNNITRQLSFFRENEHTSSEFRVINFVSDIPIRVDEMLYTPDFIDLGRIIYVTVEFQIMDQMNYQDNEMGEASHMKYKQRQTDAVNDRLGMRHTESR, from the coding sequence ATGATAAATAGTACATCGACTGTAATTCCGAAACGAGCTCCGCTCAACGACCTTTCGCCCGAAGAAGCGCTTTATATAAGTAAGATGTCCATTAGCGATCTGGAAGCGATTCGTCTCGTCTTGCAGGGAAACTCCGTCATAGATTGGTTTCGTCTGGACTTTAAGACCGATGATGAAATAGAGCTTTTTTTAAAAGTTAACGGTTATGATATTCACAATATTCAGGATCAAAAACGCCTCGACAAAATCCGTTTAGAGTCTCTGGCATATCTCGAGGACAGATACCCTCACCGCATTCCGCCTGAACTCAAAGATCCGGGCATGACCATCCAGCGATTATTGTATTTAGCTTCGCGTTCATTTAAACGCTCTACTCTTCAGATGTATGCCTGCATGTTGCTTAAGATCATGCACACGGTTAATCATATTGACGGAAGAGAACTGCTTCATCGTTGTGAACTGAGAGGTACTGATATTTTTACTGCAGTGGAAAGAAAAGTCGAAAATGCCGTCCGCACAATGCAAGATGAAGGTTTTCATATTGTGGATTTTTATGGAAGTCACAAGGATAAATTCAGCATGATATCCAAACTATTGGCAAAAAAGGAAAACCATGCGGCGGCGATATACGATAAGATTCGGTTCAGGATTATTACTTCAACGGTTGCAGATATATTACCCATGTTATATTTTTTGGGCCGGACGATCTGCCCATTTAATTATATTATACCCGGGGGTTCACATAATAACCTGGTTTCGTTTGCAGATTTGCTGGAGCATTTTCCTTCATTCCGGCATTATGCCGCCTATATGAAAAGGAAAAATAATATTACACGGCAACTGAGTTTCTTTAGAGAAAACGAACATACCAGCTCCGAGTTCCGTGTTATCAATTTCGTCAGCGATATTCCGATTCGCGTCGATGAGATGCTCTATACTCCTGATTTTATAGACCTGGGTCGCATAATCTATGTAACGGTGGAATTCCAGATCATGGATCAGATGAATTATCAGGACAACGAAATGGGCGAAGCCAGCCACATGAAATATAAGCAGAGACAAACCGATGCAGTGAATGATCGTCTCGGCATGCGCCACACTGAGTCGCGATAA
- a CDS encoding glycosyltransferase, translating into MIVSACATLSRDNITRYESLFMKISIVVPVLNEANVIGSCLAKLLELEDDFEIIVADGGSRDETVHIAKQMAAGSGNRLQVCEHIKPGRAFQMNAGADAATGDVLLFLHADCTLHKGSLKAISENLKDEAIIGGGFYKKYSVENFFLRSYRIAMNVIRTKWMKSLVGTNAIFVRKQTFIQLGKFREVSLLEDVMLSDRMKKAGRLLFLKPHVVSSSRRYYEAGILRRIWIAYKIMYLYRIKHKSPDELKSIYTQITR; encoded by the coding sequence ATGATCGTCTCGGCATGCGCCACACTGAGTCGCGATAATATCACGAGATACGAAAGTCTTTTCATGAAAATATCGATCGTTGTGCCTGTTCTCAATGAAGCAAATGTGATTGGGTCATGTTTAGCCAAGTTACTTGAATTGGAAGATGATTTTGAAATAATTGTAGCAGACGGAGGGAGCCGCGATGAGACGGTGCACATTGCGAAGCAGATGGCGGCCGGCAGCGGAAATCGTTTGCAGGTTTGTGAGCATATCAAGCCGGGACGTGCTTTTCAAATGAACGCCGGCGCGGACGCAGCCACAGGCGACGTGTTGCTGTTTTTACATGCTGACTGCACACTACACAAGGGATCACTTAAAGCTATTTCTGAGAATTTAAAGGACGAAGCAATCATTGGCGGGGGGTTTTACAAAAAGTATTCGGTGGAAAATTTTTTTTTGCGTAGCTACCGAATTGCGATGAATGTTATTCGAACAAAATGGATGAAAAGCCTGGTGGGTACGAACGCAATTTTCGTCCGGAAGCAGACGTTCATTCAGTTAGGAAAATTCCGGGAAGTATCGTTACTTGAAGACGTCATGCTTTCTGATCGTATGAAAAAAGCAGGGCGGCTGCTTTTCCTGAAGCCTCACGTTGTTTCATCGTCACGAAGATATTACGAGGCGGGTATACTAAGGCGCATATGGATTGCTTACAAGATCATGTATTTGTATCGCATAAAACATAAATCGCCGGATGAGTTAAAATCCATATACACGCAAATAACGCGATAA
- a CDS encoding HAD family phosphatase: MDLNNINTVLFDFDGVLMQSIEDHHLSWNEVFRTYDREIGWEEFSVLEGQSLFAIAEQLCRLHGIAVSESEKIGRAKNEIYLQKAKFKLYDGAMPLLDFLKKKNLRQGLVTGAHRDRFEKSVDDHFLSYFDAIVTADDVAHTKPNPEPFLKAASFMSAEIDECMVVENAPLGITAAKRAGMLCIALTSTLPEQFLTEADLIINNLNELSKLFESVSIENNSGK; the protein is encoded by the coding sequence ATGGATCTAAATAACATTAACACGGTATTATTTGATTTTGACGGCGTACTTATGCAGAGTATCGAAGATCATCATCTTTCGTGGAACGAGGTTTTTCGGACGTATGACAGAGAGATCGGATGGGAAGAATTTTCTGTTTTAGAAGGTCAAAGCCTGTTTGCGATTGCTGAACAGTTATGCCGTCTTCATGGAATTGCCGTATCAGAATCGGAGAAAATCGGGCGTGCGAAGAATGAAATTTATTTGCAGAAGGCAAAATTTAAATTGTATGATGGCGCTATGCCGTTGCTGGATTTCCTGAAAAAGAAGAATCTCAGGCAGGGTTTGGTGACCGGAGCGCATCGAGATCGGTTTGAGAAATCTGTTGACGACCATTTTCTTTCATATTTTGACGCTATCGTTACCGCCGACGACGTGGCGCACACGAAACCCAATCCGGAACCCTTCCTGAAAGCGGCGTCATTCATGAGCGCAGAGATCGATGAGTGTATGGTGGTGGAGAATGCGCCCCTCGGAATCACAGCGGCCAAACGTGCGGGTATGTTATGCATTGCATTAACTTCGACATTGCCGGAACAATTCCTGACAGAAGCCGATCTGATCATAAATAATCTGAATGAACTTAGTAAGCTTTTTGAAAGCGTAAGTATTGAAAACAACTCAGGCAAATAA